From Macaca mulatta isolate MMU2019108-1 chromosome 1, T2T-MMU8v2.0, whole genome shotgun sequence, the proteins below share one genomic window:
- the SDE2 gene encoding splicing regulator SDE2, producing the protein MAEGAGLVWIRGPGFGCKAVRCASARCTVRDFIHRHCQDQDVPVENFFVKCNGALINSSDTVQHGAVYSLEPRLCGGKGGFGSMLRALGAQIEKTTNREACRDLSGRRLRDVNHEKAMAEWVKQQAEREAEKEQKRLERLQRKLVEPKHCFTSPDYQQQCHEMAERLEDSVLKGMQAASSKMVSAEISENRKRQWPAKSKTDRGASAGKRRCFWLGMEGLETAEGSSSESSDDDNEEAPSTSGMGFHAPKIGSDGVEMAAKFPSSSQRARVVNTDRGPPEQLQIPVTDSGRHISEDLCAGLGESKEHMESRIVTETEETQEKKAESKELIEEEPTGAGLSKDKETKERTDGERVAEVAPEERENVAVVKLQESQLGNTVIDKETIDLLAFSSVAELELLGLEKLKCELIALGLKCGGTLQERAARLFSVRGLAKEQIDPALFAKPLKGKKK; encoded by the exons ATGGCGGAAGGCGCTGGGCTGGTGTGGATTCGCGGCCCCGGCTTCGGGTGCAAGGCGGTGCGGTGTGCCTCGGCTCGGTGCACCGTCCGTGATTTTATCCACCGGCACTGCCAAGATCAG GATGTTCCAgtggaaaacttctttgtgaaatGCAATGGCGCACTCATTAACAGCAGTGACACAGTGCAGCATGGAGCTGTTTATAGTTTGGAACCCAGACTTTGTGGTGGAAAAGGAG gttttggatctATGCTCCGAGCACTTGGTGCTCAAATTGAGAAGACAACCAATCGAGAAGCTTGTCGGGATCTCAGTGGAAGGAGACTACGTGATGTCAATCATGAAAAAGC AATGGCTGAATGGGTAAAACAACAAGCCGAGCGAGAGGCTGAAAAGGAGCAGAAGCGGCTGGAGCGACTGCAGCGGAAGCTTGTAGAACCCAAGCACTGCTTCACCAGCCCCGACTACCAGCAGCAGTGCCATGAGATGGCTGAGCGTCTGGAGGATTCTGTCCTCAAAG GTATGCAGGCTGCCTCCAGCAAGATGGTTTCAGCAGAAATCAGTGAGAATCGGAAACGACAATGGCCTGCCAAATCTAAAACAGACAGAGGAGCCAGTGCGGGAAAGAGGAGGTGCTTCTG GTTGGGCATGGAGGGACTAGAGACTGCAGAAGGGTCCAGCTCTGAGAGCTCAGATGATGACAATGAAGAAGCACCAAGCACTTCAGGAATGGGTTTCCATGCTCCAAAAATTGGCAGCGATGGTGTCGAGATGGCAGCCAAATTTCCCAGTAGTTCTCAGAGGGCGAGAGTAGTGAATACAGACCGTGGACCACCGGAACAACTGCAGATCCCGGTAACTGACTCTGGGAGGCATATTTCAGAAGACTTATGTGCTGGGCTGGGGGAGTCCAAAGAGCATATGGAAAGCAGGATAGTTACAGAAACAGAAGAGACCCAGGAGAAGAAGGCAGAGAGTAAAGAACTCATAGAAGAGGAACCCACTGGGGCTGGACTGAGTAAGGataaagagacaaaagaaaggaCTGATGGGGAAAGAGTTGCCGAGGTAGCACCTGAAGAAAGGGAAAACGTTGCCGTTGTCAAACTGCAGGAAAGCCAGCTAGGAAACACA gttATTGATAAGGAAACTATAGATTTATTGGCATTCAGCTCTGTTGCAGAACTGGAGTTGCTGGGTTTGGAGAAGCTCAAATGTGAACTGATAGCCCTTGGACTGAAATGTGGGGGCACTCTGCAGGAGCGGGCAGCAAGACTCTTCTCTGTCAGAGGACTAGCAAAGGAGCAAATTGACCCGGCTTTATTTGCCAAGCCtttgaaagggaagaaaaaatga